AGCCGCTATTTTTGCGGTATTTTACTTCAACAAACAAAATCGTGTTGCCGTTTTTGACAATCAAATCGATTTCGCCGAACGGGCAGTGCCAGTTTCGCGCCAGCAGTTTGCAGCCCTGCTTTTGCAGAAACGCGAGCGCGGCCGCTTCGCCTGCCGCACCTTGGGTGTGATTTAAGCGCATCTTGTTGATCCCCGTTATAATCCGGCTTTTCAGACGGCCTTCCGAAAAGCGATTTGTTATTTATGATGATGCAGAAACATTACCAAAAAGCCTGCGACAGCCTTGAGGCGCAAACATTATACGTGGTTGCCACGCCCATCGGCAATTTGGCCGACA
The sequence above is a segment of the Neisseria dentiae genome. Coding sequences within it:
- a CDS encoding YraN family protein; translation: MRLNHTQGAAGEAAALAFLQKQGCKLLARNWHCPFGEIDLIVKNGNTILFVEVKYRKNSGFGGAAYSITPAKLLKLQKSAEHYLQQHRLSHTACRLDAVLIQGNDAPQWVQNITG